ATCCTCTCGCTCTTCCTCAAGCAGATTCCGCTCTCCGATGTGGCCGGTCTCGTCGCCCGCGGCGAGGCGATCAGCGGCGAAGAAGCAGAGGCGCTCGAGGCCCAGCAGCGCGCTGACCGCACGGCCAAGATGCGCTTCGACTCAGCCGAAGAACTTGTGTCGACGGGCTCGACTCCGACCCAGAGCGGCGAACGCACGCCGTGAGGTCCGTCACGGTCGGGAAGTGATCAGCGGCTCCGGGTAACCTCTCGCCGCCCGGAGCGCTCGATCAGGAGTAGAAGGCGCCGCCGCCATCCACCGAGATGGCGGCCAGGCGGAACGCGTGGGTCCGCACGATCTCGGTCGAGGCACCGACCCTTGGTTACGCGACGGTACGCACCCGCGCCACGATGACGATCCCGCCGGCGACCACGAGCGTTCCCGCGGTGACGTACAGGACTGCGTAATTCGGGCCCGCTGCGCCGATGCCCAGGATTAGGGGCGCGAGGAACGGCGCCAGCGCGTTGGGGATCTTCTGCGAGAACGTCGTTATCCCCATGAACCGGCCCGCCTGGGTCTCCCTGAGCGGCAGCACGTCGAGCACCATCGCCTGGTTGACCGCGAGGAAGACAGCGATTCCCAGGGTGGACGCGACGCCGCCCAGGATCAGGATCGGCATGGAGTAGGCCAGAGCTCAAGGGCGACCCTCAATGTCACTGACGTCATCGGCGCCGCAGCTGATCACGCTTTCGCGGACACTTCGTCTCGCGACGCGGCACGACGGCTGTGGCGCGAGATGAGCGCTGATGCTCACATCCTCGGTTGGTCGCTCTTTCAGCGGACAACCTTCGGCCCGGCGGACCGACGCACGGGCGTCGGCGAGGGTAAAGCTCCAGGAAGCCTGGAGCTCGTCGCGGAGCCGTTCCTCGCCTCTTACCGACTATTGAAATGCGGGTGGTCGCTGTTCGACTACCGCTGCGAGGCACCCTAGCCCGCACCCACGCCCGGCATCACGAGACGGCGTTGCCTTGGGGGCGGTCGACTCACGGGGTGCGAGTTCCCGGCATGCACGCCTCCGCACTCGTTCATATCGCCGCGCTCTCAGGTTCGACATCAAGTCAACGTGTCGCGTCGAATGCCCGCGCCACCGCAGTCCGCGCGCTCTCACCTGCTCACCCCCTTCTTACTTCCCTGTCTGGCCGTTTACCGACGATAAGACCACTTATCTCAGCTATCCGGCCTAGTGAGCGTCGAGCAGCGCACCCATCTGCTTCGCGATCATCGTCGTCGCGAACTTCGGGTTCAGGCGCGACAGACGATCCATCGCCGCCGCGTCCGAGCCGATCGTCGCGCGGAAGCGGTTCTTGACGATGGCATCGACGATCACGCGACCAGCCTCCTGCGGTGTGGTCGTCTTGTACGAGCTGTTCTCTGCCGAGGCGTCGCCGCCCAGATCCACGCCGGAGTTCGCGGCGATTCCGGTGCTGATCGCTCCGGGGAAGATCACGGTCACGTGCACGTTCGTGTCGAGCAGCTCTGCGTACAGCGCTTCGGTGAGCAGCTTCACCGCCGCCTTCGACGCTCCGTAGACCGCCTGCCCCGGCACGGGCGCGTACGAGCCCATGCTCGCGACGTTCAGCAGAGACGCCTCCGGTCGGGCGATCAGGTGCGGGAGGAACGCCTTGCACACGTTCATGACTCCCCAGAAGTTCACGTTCATGACCTTCTCGATCTCGGAGAACGGCAGATCGTTGACCTTGACGAACTTCTGGATCACACCCGCGATGTTCGCGACTCCGTCGACCTGACCGTGCGCGGCGACCACTGCCTCGGGCAGCGCGTCGATCGCACCCCGATCGGTGATGTTCACGACGTGCGCGGTGAAGCGGCTACCGGCCCCGGCGATGCGGGCCGTCTCGTCCAGACCGGCCGCGTTGAGGTCGACGCCGGCGACAGAAGCGCCCCCGGCGAGCAGTCTGAGCGTGACCTCGCGTCCGATGCCGTTCCCTGCGCCGGTGACGACGAAGACCTTGCCTGAGATGTCCATGGGTTCCTTCTGGGTGGGTGGGTCGCGATCAGAGCGACGGGGAAGAGATCTCGGCGAGGATGCGGTCGAGCGTTCGGGTGACCGAGATCGTCGTCGCCGCGTCGTGCCAGGGATGCTCACGCAGGCCGGAGTCGATCGCTGCAGTCACGGCCTCGAGCATCGGGCCGTAGCCGTTGCCGACTCGCGGATGCTCCACCCGCTCTGGCGCGCAGAAGATACGCTCGGCGGTGCCCGCGTGCACACGAGCGGTGCTGCCCGCCCAGAACATCGGGTCGATCGTGATCCATCCGCGCTCGCCGCTCACGGCCGCGGAGAGGTCGAGGAACTCCGTGCCCGACCACGCCAGCTGAGCGAAGGCGTTCCCGCTGTGGTCGAGAGTCGCATGCCCGGCGAGGTCGAAACCGTCCGACACGACGCCGTGCGCATGGAGATGGTCGGGCTCGCCGAGGAACCAGTGCGCGAGCGTCACCGGATAGATGCCTCTGTCGCGCAGGATGCTGCCGCCGTCTTCCGGCCGCTCTTTCGGGTCGGGGACCACTGGGGTCGCAGCATTGTCGCTCATCCTCTCCGGGGCAGTTCGCCCCGACATGTGGAATCAGACAACCATGGACGGAGCATTTTGGCAAGCGGTTGCCATCGCTCGACGAAGGAGACGGCGACGCCCTGCCGTACGATCGGGGAACCGGATGCCCGCGACCGCAACGATGAGGGGATGACACTTCGATGTCGAGAGACGAACCGATGGCGTCCGACGAGCCGATGGCGAACCCGGCCCGCACTGGCCGACCTCCGACGATCTACGACATCGCCCAGAAGGTCGGCCTCAATCCGTCCACGGTCTCGCGCGCGCTCAACCGACCCGGTCGAACCAACGCTTCCACCGAGGAGAGGATCCGTGCTGCCGCTGCAGAGCTCGGCTATCGCGTGAACCCCATGGCCCGGGCGCTTCCCACGGGACTCACGGGGACTTTCGCGATCGTGCTGCCCGACATCACCAACCCCGTGCACTTCGAACTGATCCGCGGCGCGGAGCAGGTGGCACGCGCGAACGGGTACACGCTGATCATCTCGGAGACGGAGGGTTTGGCGGAGATCGAACGGGAGACCATACAGACCCTCCAATCGTCCGTGGACGGCCTCCTCGTCGTCGCCTCCCGCTTGGACGACGACTCGCTCGCGACGCTGTCCTGGGTGAAGCCGATCGTCGCGGCGAATCATGCCGCTCCGTCGCTGCCCAGCGTGATCCCCGATCTTGCGATGGGGCTCACCGCCGCCATGGATCATCTCCACGACCTCGGGCACCGGTCGGTGGCGTACCTCGGCCTCAGCGGGGTGCAGATCAATCGCCCGCGCTGGGATCTCGCACTCGACCTCGCGGCGGCACGAGACATCTCGGCGGTGGAGATCGCACTCGACGCCCCCACCGTCGAGGCGGGCGCGGCGGCGCTGCGTCGAGTACGGGCCTCCGGCGTCACCGCCGTGCTCGCTTACAACGACCTCGTCGCCCATGGGCTTCTACGAGCCGCTCGCGCCGAAGGTCTCCACCTCCCCGACGATCTCAGCGTGATCGGATTCGACGACATCTTCAGCGCCGAGCTCGCGGTCCCCGCGCTCACGACGCTGCGCTCTCCGCTGCGCGAGATCGGGACCCGTGCCATGCAGACGGTCATCGACGCGGATCGGAACCGTGCCGCGTCGAAGGTCGTGCTCCCTCTGGAGCTCGTGGTGCGGGAGTCGACCGCCAGAGTTTCGAGGTGACGGGCGGGGGCGAGGAATCGGTCCTCGCCCCGCACCGAACTCACTTGATCGCTCCCGCTCCGATCCCCTTCACGATGTGCCGCTGGGCCATCAGATAGAAGATCACCACGGGCACGATCGAGATGGTCGTCGCCGCGAGCAGGATCTGCTGCTGCGGGGTCTCCGCCGACGTGAACGCGGTGAGTCCTCGCTGGATCGGCATCAGCGCGTTGTCGTCGAAGAGCACGAGCGCCATCAGGTACTCGTTCCACGCGCCGAGCCCCTGGATGACGGCCACGGCTGCGAGCCCGGGCTTCGCGAGGGGCAGGATCACGCTCCAGAAGATGCGGAGCGGTCCGGCGCCGTCCAGCGCTGCGGCCTCCTCCAGATCACGCGGCTGGCTGACGAAGAAGCTGCGCATGATCAGGGTCGACATAGGGATGCCCGAGGTGATCAGGATCAGGACGTAGCCCACCGGGTTGTTGGTCAGCCCCAGCGAGATCAGCAGCTTGTACTGCGCCAGGAACATGGCGGGCGCAGGGATGATCATCACGGCCAGGATGATCACCGTGAACACGCCCTTGCCCGCGAAGTCGAGGCGGGCGAGCGCATAGCCCGCCAGGCTCGACACGATCAGGATGCCGGCGACGGCGCACCCCGTGTAGATGACGCTGTTGCGCAGGTACGTGCCGAGGTCACCCTGCACCCAGGCTGTGACGTAGTTCTGCCATTGCGGGTCGGCCGGCAGGAAGGAGTCGTTCGACAGCAGCTCGGTGAGGCTCTGCAGCGATCCCGAGAGCATCCAGAGGAGCGGGAGCATCGCCGTGAGCGCGGCGATGACGAGAAGCCCGTACAACCCCACCCTGTCGGCACGGATGCGGCGACGGTTGCCGGGGCGGGTGGACTCGGTCGCGACGGGTGTCTCGTCGACCGGCGGCTGGGTGATCAGGGTCATGCGCGGGACCTCCGCCCGGTGATGGCGAGCTGGAGCACGGAGAGCAGCACGAGAGCGCCGCCGAAGACGACGGACATCGCCGCCGCACTGCCGTAGCGCCAGTTCACGAAGGCCTCGTTGAAGATCGCCAGGGTCGGGACCATGGTGTGGTAGCCGGGGCCTCCGTTCGTGAGAACCTGAACGGTTCCGAAGATCTGCAGGGCCGCCAGGAGTGTGAGCAGACTCACGATCGAGGTGACGGGCGCCAGATGCGGCCAGGTGATGTAGCGGAACTGAGCCCACGGGCTCGCACCATCGAGATCGGCCGCCTCATAGAGCTCTTTGGGCACGTCCTGCAGACCGGCCAGGAAGAGGAGGAATCCGAAGCCCCAGTGGAACCAGACGAAGACCGCAGCGACGGCGGGAAGCGCGACCGACGGATCGCCGAGCCAATTCTGCTGGAGCCCTCCGAGACCGATCGTCTCGAGGACCCGGTTGAGCACGCCTGAACCCGGCGCGAGGATGAACGAGAACAGCAGGCCGACGACGACCACCGAGAGCACGCCGGGCAGGTAGAACACGGTGCGGAAGAAGGTCTTGCCCCGGGTGATGCGGTTCACGGCCAGAGCCATCGCCAGGGCCACGCCGTTGCCCACGAAGAAGCCGACCACTCCGAAGAACAGCACGTTCCTCATCGAGGCCCAGAAGACGGGATCGCTCGCGATGAACTCGTAGTTCGCCAGCCCCACCCATGGAGTGTCCGGGCTCACCCCGTCCCACGACTGGAAGCTGAGGAGGATCGCCTGCCCGAACGGCACGATCGTGAAGATCCCGATGAGCGCGATGGCAGGCGCGAGGAAGAGCCAGCCCAGCAGGTTGGCCCGCAGCGAGTGCTTCCTGCGCGGCGCCCGGATGGGGCGCCGCGCAGCAAGCGACAGAGAAGACGTCGTCATGACACGCGGTCTTGGGCGGCCTGGATGTTGGCCAGAGCCTCGTCGATCGTCGCCTCGCCCAGCACGACGCGCTGCGCTTCGGCGACGATGGCGGTGCGGACGTCGGTCGCGTACGTCGCGGACATGACCTGGACGGTCTCGACTCCCGAGGCGAAGCCCGCGAGCTGTGTCGGCACGTCGCCGCTCGAGAGCAGTTCGGGGTTCGTCGGCAGGATACGTCCGACCTCGGCGAACACCGCCTGCTGCTCGGGCTCGGTGAGCCACTTCACGAATGCAAGAGCCTCCTCGGGGTGCTCGCCCTTCGGGTTGATGACCGCGCCCTTTCCGGGGACACCAGGCGAACGGGGGTCCTCGGTGCCGCCATCGACGGCGAGGATGCCCACCGAGAAGTAGTCCTCGAACTCGGGGTTCGTGCGAAGGCCCACCGAGACGCCCGGGGATGCGTCGAAGATCGAGCCCATCGCTTGGGTGAAGAACGACGACTCCACGTTCGGGTTGTCATCCTGGCCGCCGACCAGCGCGTCATGGGCGATCACGCCGGCGTCCTTCATGTCGACCAGAACCTGGAAGGCCTCTCGCCAGGCATCCTGCTCCCAGCTCTCCTCACCGTTGAAGGTCGCCGCGATCTCTTCGTCGGTCAGCCAGTTGGAGACGATCGCCTGCAGGAACTGGGGTGTGAGCGAGGCTGCGACCGAGAAGCCGCCGTCATCGGAGGCGGCGAGCGCATCGATGAAGTCCTCTGTCGTCGTCGGGGCCTCTTCGAGGGTCATCCCGGTGAGGGCCGGGTTCACGAGGAAGCCGTAGGTCTGCGTCTCCCAGTGCACCGTGTAGATCCCCGCGGGGACATCGAGGTTGTTGCCCTCCTCGAAGGTGGACATCTCGATGATCGCCGGACTGAAGTCATCGCTCCACTCCCCCTCGAGCTCGTCGGTGAGGTCCATCGCCCAGCCCGCCTTGTAGAACGGAGCCATGTCCGTGGCCTGGAACGAGGAGTAGATGTCGGGCATCGAGTTCGACTGCGCCCGCGCCTGAAGCTTCGGGAGGTAGTCGGCGGGTCCGGGCGAGTCGATCGTGACCTTGATCCCGGTCTCGTCCGTGTACTGCTCCGCGAGCTGCGTGAGCGCGGCCTCCTGACCGCGAGACTGGTTCATGAACGTCAGTTCGACGTCTCCCGCATCGGCGGGCGGCTTCGCCGGCTCGGCAGACGAGCAGCCCGAGAGGGCGACCGCCATCGCTGCGGCGACGCCGCCGGCGGCGAGCACGAGACGTCGAGCACCTCGGGGAGCGTGGGGGTAACGCGTGGTCCTCATCATTGAAAATCCTTCGAACAGTGAACCGTCGAGCGGTTCGATATCGGTTGCTGCTGCGGTGGTGCGCGCTTCGGTGACGTTCCTATCAAGACTGTCAACCGGTTGCCTTACAGATCTCAATCCTCTCTTGTCGTAGATGCGGGGTCACCCGACGGCCGAAGCCGCCCGATCGGTCAGGGTCGTGAATGGCGTTCCGCCCTCGTAGCTCACTCGCCACTCCTCCGGTACGGACGCTCCGGCCTCGATGGCCGCGACGATGTACGCGACCGCGGCGAGGAGGCCGCCGTTGGCGGGGAGGTAGAGCGACAGGAAGCCCGGGATCTGCGGGTTATGGCCGTTCGCGAGAAACTCGTTCTTCGGGGAGGGGAGGAGCATCGCGTCGAAGGCCCGCCTCAGGTCGCCCAACCGCGCTGCGGTCATGGCCATGACGGGGTAGTCCCACCCCCAGCTCGACTGCAGATCCCACCGCGACCACACGGCGTCGAGCGTGGCGCGCATGACATCGGGCGCGATGATCTCGGTCGGCGGGAGCCACCCGAGGGCCATGAGCATCGACGGGTGGTCCTTGCGGATCAGATGCGGCGGCGTCGACAGTGCGGCATACGTGCCGTCGTCGAGAACGGTCGGCCGCGACATGGCACGCGCCACACGCTCCCAGTCGTCGCGGATGTCGAGTCCGAGCAGCGCGCGCCACTCGTTCGCGACGTCGAGAGCCCACGACCAGTAGGCCAGCTCGAAGGTCGGGTCGGTGTTCGTCCTCCGGTCGGCGAGGTAGCTCTCCTGCGCAGGGATCAGAGGCGGCGGCAGCACGAAGACTCCATCGCGCTCCTCCACGAAATCGGCCATGAAGTCGGCGGTCGCCTCGACCAGGTCGTAGTGCGCACTCAGGAAGTCATCGCTCCTCCCCTGCTGGCGGAGGAGCTCGAGCAGGTGGATGATGTGGGGCTGCTGCCAGACGAGGAACACTCCGATGTTGCTCGGCGACTCCTGAGCGGTGGGGTCGGTCTGCTTCGGCCAGCGAGCGCCGCGATACCCCTGCCAGGCGGCGGTGTCGCGCGCCGCCTGGAGGGCATCGTGGTACCACCCGAGGCTGCGTTCGAGCAGATCGCCGCGCCCCCAGAGCGCGAAGTGGGCGCCGTGCCACCAGTGCATCTCCAGATGGAACTTGCCCGTCCAGGTGTTGTAGGTCAGGCCGGTCTCCGCCGGCGGTGTCGCCCCCGCCCCGTTCACAGCGGTGAGGTACTGCGACAGCACCACACGGCGCTCCAACTCGTCGGCACGCTCGTCGTCGCTGCCCTCGAAGGTCACCGCGACACCGCTCTGCCAGTACCTCTCCCACCAGACCGCTGCCGCGTCGACGACGTCGGCGAACGTCCTGTCGATCGGCCCAGCATCCGGCTCAGCGGGATGCAGGACGACGACGAGCTCGAGCGCCCCGCGCTCGGTCGTGGCGAGTGCGGCATCGCCGCGCGCGTCGAGCTCGCCGGTCGTCGACACCTCGACGTGATACGTCGTGTCCTCGACGCGGCGACACGCGATCGCAGCGCCGGAAGCCCGGCGGCTCCAGCACGTCGACTCACGCAGAGGCAACTCGAAGGCAGCGAGATCGTCCGGTTGGGCATCGAAGATCCACGACACCCCCCAGCCCCGGTCGAGGAGCTGCGACTCGACCCGCACCGCGAACGACGCATCCGAGGGGTGCCCGACCGTCGTCACAGCCACGGTCTCGCCGTGGAGCAGATACGTGGCGTGCACACGCCCGGTCCACAGATCGAGCTCCGTGCGGGGGTTGAGCACGGAGTCGGGATCGAGCGCAGGCGATCCGTCGTCCGGCGGGGTCAACGCCAGCCGACCGAGGTGCGCGCGGCGCGGATTGAAATGGAACCAGGCGCCGGCCGCGAACTCGTCGGCGATCTCGTCGCCTGCTCGCTGCAGACCCATCCGGTCGAAATAGGGAACGGGCCCTCTGGCCGTGTCGTATCGGGTGACGGTCTCGTCACGGTCGAACTCCCGCGTGGTCCGCGTGCGGTACCACGCCCACGATGACTGGGTGCGCAGGGGGATCTGGAAGTCATCGGCGTCGAAGCCCCGAGGCCGCTGCTCCGGAAGCCCGTCGATTCCGGAGCCCGCGACGCGATGGGGATCGGGAACCAGTTCGTGGAAGGCAGGAAAGGTCTGCAGACCCGTGATGTCGACCGTCAGCGCCGCGTCGCCGTTGCCGACAGTGAGCACACCGGTCGGGTGCGCTGCCGTCAGCACCGGGTTGTGCCGCCGCACGAGGCGGCGGCGGTCGACGGTCGTCGCAGGCATCTTCACCTTTTCCCCGACTCAATTCTGAGTCGACTAGTACTTTCGCTGGATGAGCATAACATTGCCTGAGCGGCACACTCAAGAGCAATCGGAAGGACGCTGATGGCCCAGAAGAGAGGTCCGTACGCGAAGTCGGATCAGCGACGCCAGGCGCTCAGCAGGGCCGCACTCGATCTCGTGCGTCGGCACGGCCACCGCAATGTCTCGGTGTCGGACATCGCCGAGCTCGCCGAGACGAGCGAGGCGACGGTGTTCTACCACTTCCCCACAAAGGAAGCCCTGTTCATCGCCGCACTGGCTCAACACGACGAGGAGAACATCCGCGCGCGGGGTGAGGAAGCGGGCGCGATCGCAGACATGGGCGCGCGCGCGGAGGCCGGCGTCCAGCGCACGAACTACGCACGGCTCTACAACGAGCTCGCCGGCGCCGCCGCCGACCCCACCCATCCGGCGAACGAGTTCTTCCAGGCGCGCTGGGCGCGGTCGACAGCCGTGGTGGCCACGGACATCCGTCGACTGCAGCAGAGCGGACGGGTCGATGGTTCGGTCGACCCCGAAGCCGCAGCCCATCTCCTGCTCGCCGCGTGGGAGGGCCTGCAGCTGCAGTGGATGCAGGGGCCGCCGTTCGATATCCGCGCACGGGTCGAGACACACATCCGCGCATTGCTCGGAGCGGGCGCGCTGGACTGACGCGCCCGCCCCGACCCGCTGCGAGCCAGGCTCACACAGTGCCGCCGGCGCGTTCCGCACGACTTTGCCTCGCGACGGCGCCGAGCCACGCCAGGCTGGGCTTCGGCCGCCTCTCGAAGGTCTCCCGATCGACAGCCACGAGGCCGAACGTCGGCGACCAGTGGCCCCATTCGTAGTTGTCGAGCAGGCTCCAGTGGATGTAGCCGCGCACGTCGACGCCGTCCGCCATGGCTTCGGCGAGTGCGGTGAGCGCCGATTCCGTGTATGCGATCCGCCGCGTGTCATCTCCGGTCGCGATCCCGTTCTCCGTCACGACGACCGGCACGTGCGGAAGCACGTCCGCCGTATGACGCACCGCGATGCCGAGCGCATCCGGCCGGTAGGCCGTGCGCACCAGCGTGTTGTCGGGGTGCACGGGGTGAGGCTCGATGCCGTCGAGGCCCACCCACTGGGCCGAGTACGCCTGCACGCCGATGTAGTCGTCGTCCGCCGCAGCTTCGAGATACAGGTCCTCCCAGACGTACTCCAGACGACGACGAACCTCCTCCGCCCCTGGGCGCGTCTCGAACGCGCGACTGGCGACCGACCAGCCGACGCGCGCCCCGGTGCGTTCACGCACGATGTCCCTGGCCGCGTGGTGCGCCTCGATGAGGCGTCGGCCGATCTCCTCCGACGGTGCGGGCTTCACGGGACGCGGGGTGTCAGCCTCCAACGTGGGACTGAGCCACTCGGTCGCGGAGTTCGGGTCCAGAGCGGTCTCCGCCTCTTCCACCATGATCGCGAGCATGTTCGGCTCGTTGATCGTGCACACCCACTCGACGCCGTCGAGGATCGTCGTCGTGACCTCCACGTAGGCGCGGAATCTGTCGATCGCCTGCGGCGAGCGCCATCCGCCCTCTTCGGCGAACCACCGCGGCGAGGTGAAGTGATGCAGCGTGACGAATGGCCGCACTCCGGCATCCAGTGCCGTGTCGATCATGCGCCGATAGTGCGCGAGCTGTACGCGCGAGAACTGTCCGGGAGCCGGCTCGATACGTGCCCACTCGATTCCGAACCGGTAGGTGTCGAGGCCGGAATCCGCGATGAGAGCGATGTCCTCGGGATAGCGGTTGTAGCTGTCGAGGGCGTCGCCGCTGCGATCGGCTCCGATCATGTGCGGCTCCTGCATCCAGAAGTCGCTGTTGACGTTGTTACCCTCCACCTGGTGCGGTGCGCTGGCGGCACCCCAGAGGAAGTCGGCGGGGAAGCTGGGCATCGATGCTCCAATTCTGAGTCAACTTGCAATTTCAACTCAGCGTATCGGAACGACGATCCCGCCACCAGGATCGGTCACGGATCAGGGAGGATGCGCCGACTCGCGTCGCATCCTCCCCCGCCTCACTGGGCGATGAGGTGCCCGCGACCGCAGAAGGGGCCCGGCAGCACCGCGTGCCTCGAACCATCGGGGAACACGACCGTCGCCGCCGATCCGGCCGGGACCTCCGCTTCGATCTGGAGCTCGTCCCCGTCGATCCGCCACTCGACACGTATCCGCCCTCGCGGAGTGTCGAGATGCCCGGTCGCCCAGGTCAGTCCGCCGCCCAGGACGGGGGCGATCGTGAACGTGTGCCACGCGACCGATCCCGGGTCCTGACGAAGGCCGAGAGCATGCGTGTGCAGGAAGCGGATGACCGCGCCCTTGCTGTAGTGATTCAGAGACTCGTGAGCAGCGCCTTCGTCGTCGACGCCTTCCCAGTCCTCCCAGACGGTGGTCGCGCCCCTGTCGATCATGTGCAGCCACGACGGTGCGCTGCGCTGGAACAGCAGCTCGTAGGCGACACTGGCATGCCCGGTGTCGGCGAGCGCGGGCAGCAGATCGCCGGTGGCGAGGAACCCGGTCCCGAGATGGGTGCCGGCGGCCCGGATGAGCTCGACGAGCCGCTCCGCCGCCGCAGCGCGCTGCGACTCGGGGATGAGCCCGAAGGTGAGCGCGCGCACGTACGCGGCCTGCGTGTCCTGCACCGTTCGACCGTCACCCGCGAGGAACTCGGTGCGCCAGGCGTCGAGAATGCGGTCGGCCAGCACGGCGTATCGCTCGGCATCCTCGGCCCGACCGAGCACCGTCGCCGCGTCCGCGAGGATCCGCGTCGAACGGTAGAGGTAGGCCGTGCCGACCTCTCCCTTGTCGGCCATGAACCAGGCCATGGGGTTGGTCTTGATCGGGTCCAGGCGCGAGCCGTCCTCAGCCTTGGGAACAGGCTCGGTCCACTCTCCCCAGTGGAAGGTGCCGTCCCACAGATATTCCTCGTGCGGCTGCGGCTCCGCCGACCGCTCCACGCGGGAATGATGCCGTGTCGTGCGCGCAGCCCCGAGGGCCCACTCGACCCAGCGGACCATCGCGTCCCAGTTCTCCTCGAGAATCTGGGAGTCGCCGTACGCGGTGTACATCTCCCATGGCACGAAGGTGATCGCATCGCCCCATCCAGAGGATCCCGTCATCATCGCGAACTGATCGTCGAGGTTCAGCTTGATGCGGCGACCGTCAGGCGAGAAGTTCGCGATGCGCCCGTCGTCGAGCTGATCGTCGCGCACCGACCGCAGCCACTTGCGGGTGAAGCCGAGCACGTCGTACAGTCGTGCGGCCGTCGGCGCGAAGACCTGATAGTCGCCCGTCCACGCCAGACGCTCGCGTGTCGGGCAGTCGGTCGGCACATCCACGGCGTTGCCGCGGAAGCTCCAATCGGCGATCTCGTGGAGCCGGTTGAGTGCGGGCGCGCTGGACTCGAACGATGCCGTGCGACGAAGATCCGTCTGAACGATGCGCATCTGCGCTGTCGCCGCGTCGAAGGAGGCGCGTTCGCGCGATATCCGCGCGTACTGGAACCCGTGCACCGTGTGACGCGGCTCGAAGACCTCATCGCCTCCGGAGGAGACCACCTCGTCGTGCTGGACGAACACCACGGACGGTTCGCCCGGCTTGGTCGAGTCGAGGTGCGAGGTGTCGAGATCACCGTCCTGGTCGACGTGCTCGCCGTAGTCGATCACCGTTCGAGTGCCTGCGGGGCCGAGGTCAGTCAGCCGGATCCATCCCGAGGCGTTCTGCCCGAAGTCGAGCACCCAGGTGTCTTCTGCGATTCGGTTCGCATTCACCGCGTCGCGCGTCTCGACCACGCGCACCGGCGGGGCGGGCGACCAGGAGATGGGCGGCCCCTCGACCGCGCCGACGATCACGGGCACCGCGGATCCGCTCTCCGCGCGGAAGTCGGTCGTCTGCCCCTCCATCAGGTCGGCCCGGACGATCGTCGACTGAGCGCTGGTCCATTCGCCGTCGGTGCGGATCACACGCCGCGATCCGTCGGCGAGTTCGAGGTGCAGTTCCGCCCGAGCCGCGAGCGTCGTACCCCATCCCGCCGGCAGGCGGAACGCACCGACCTGACCTCGATACCAGCCGTCGGAGAGCTCGATCTCGAGTGCGTTGCGACCGCCCTGGAGCAGGGAGGTCACATCGGCCGCCTGCGCGTAGACCGTGCGGTCGTACGACGTGGAACCCGGAGCGAGCTCGGCGGTGCCGACCCGCTGTCCGTTGACCCTGGCCTCGTAGACCCCAAGCGCCGTCGAGTAGAGACGAGCCGCGACGACGTCGTCCGCCTCGAACGCGCGGGACAGTGTGTGGGCGCCGCGAGCTCCGTAGCCAGGGTCATCGTGCTCGACCGGGCTGATCCACTCCGCCGACCAGTCGGCGTCGAGCAGACCGCACTCGAAGGTCGACCAGTCGGACCACTCCGACGGGGCGTCCCCGGCTTGCACCCGCGCCCGCCACCGCACGCGCTGCCCACTCGTCAGCGGAACCCAGGGCCACTCGACGAAGAGATGAGAGCCGGCATCGAGCGGCACGCGCGCCCGGCTCTCGCCGTCGACGATCGCCTCGAGCTCGAAACCGTTCGATGTCT
This is a stretch of genomic DNA from Microbacterium sp. YJN-G. It encodes these proteins:
- a CDS encoding SDR family NAD(P)-dependent oxidoreductase, translating into MDISGKVFVVTGAGNGIGREVTLRLLAGGASVAGVDLNAAGLDETARIAGAGSRFTAHVVNITDRGAIDALPEAVVAAHGQVDGVANIAGVIQKFVKVNDLPFSEIEKVMNVNFWGVMNVCKAFLPHLIARPEASLLNVASMGSYAPVPGQAVYGASKAAVKLLTEALYAELLDTNVHVTVIFPGAISTGIAANSGVDLGGDASAENSSYKTTTPQEAGRVIVDAIVKNRFRATIGSDAAAMDRLSRLNPKFATTMIAKQMGALLDAH
- a CDS encoding carbohydrate ABC transporter permease, with translation MTLITQPPVDETPVATESTRPGNRRRIRADRVGLYGLLVIAALTAMLPLLWMLSGSLQSLTELLSNDSFLPADPQWQNYVTAWVQGDLGTYLRNSVIYTGCAVAGILIVSSLAGYALARLDFAGKGVFTVIILAVMIIPAPAMFLAQYKLLISLGLTNNPVGYVLILITSGIPMSTLIMRSFFVSQPRDLEEAAALDGAGPLRIFWSVILPLAKPGLAAVAVIQGLGAWNEYLMALVLFDDNALMPIQRGLTAFTSAETPQQQILLAATTISIVPVVIFYLMAQRHIVKGIGAGAIK
- a CDS encoding TetR/AcrR family transcriptional regulator; this encodes MAQKRGPYAKSDQRRQALSRAALDLVRRHGHRNVSVSDIAELAETSEATVFYHFPTKEALFIAALAQHDEENIRARGEEAGAIADMGARAEAGVQRTNYARLYNELAGAAADPTHPANEFFQARWARSTAVVATDIRRLQQSGRVDGSVDPEAAAHLLLAAWEGLQLQWMQGPPFDIRARVETHIRALLGAGALD
- a CDS encoding LacI family DNA-binding transcriptional regulator, yielding MSRDEPMASDEPMANPARTGRPPTIYDIAQKVGLNPSTVSRALNRPGRTNASTEERIRAAAAELGYRVNPMARALPTGLTGTFAIVLPDITNPVHFELIRGAEQVARANGYTLIISETEGLAEIERETIQTLQSSVDGLLVVASRLDDDSLATLSWVKPIVAANHAAPSLPSVIPDLAMGLTAAMDHLHDLGHRSVAYLGLSGVQINRPRWDLALDLAAARDISAVEIALDAPTVEAGAAALRRVRASGVTAVLAYNDLVAHGLLRAARAEGLHLPDDLSVIGFDDIFSAELAVPALTTLRSPLREIGTRAMQTVIDADRNRAASKVVLPLELVVRESTARVSR
- a CDS encoding carbohydrate ABC transporter permease — protein: MTTSSLSLAARRPIRAPRRKHSLRANLLGWLFLAPAIALIGIFTIVPFGQAILLSFQSWDGVSPDTPWVGLANYEFIASDPVFWASMRNVLFFGVVGFFVGNGVALAMALAVNRITRGKTFFRTVFYLPGVLSVVVVGLLFSFILAPGSGVLNRVLETIGLGGLQQNWLGDPSVALPAVAAVFVWFHWGFGFLLFLAGLQDVPKELYEAADLDGASPWAQFRYITWPHLAPVTSIVSLLTLLAALQIFGTVQVLTNGGPGYHTMVPTLAIFNEAFVNWRYGSAAAMSVVFGGALVLLSVLQLAITGRRSRA
- a CDS encoding extracellular solute-binding protein, with the protein product MMRTTRYPHAPRGARRLVLAAGGVAAAMAVALSGCSSAEPAKPPADAGDVELTFMNQSRGQEAALTQLAEQYTDETGIKVTIDSPGPADYLPKLQARAQSNSMPDIYSSFQATDMAPFYKAGWAMDLTDELEGEWSDDFSPAIIEMSTFEEGNNLDVPAGIYTVHWETQTYGFLVNPALTGMTLEEAPTTTEDFIDALAASDDGGFSVAASLTPQFLQAIVSNWLTDEEIAATFNGEESWEQDAWREAFQVLVDMKDAGVIAHDALVGGQDDNPNVESSFFTQAMGSIFDASPGVSVGLRTNPEFEDYFSVGILAVDGGTEDPRSPGVPGKGAVINPKGEHPEEALAFVKWLTEPEQQAVFAEVGRILPTNPELLSSGDVPTQLAGFASGVETVQVMSATYATDVRTAIVAEAQRVVLGEATIDEALANIQAAQDRVS